A portion of the Candida dubliniensis CD36 chromosome R, complete sequence genome contains these proteins:
- a CDS encoding transcription factor (Snd1/p100), putative — MSVFVAKVKNVLSGDSVVLTPSKTSQFPPPERLLTLEHVRPIDEFQSKEYLRQLLIGKEIKFKVSAKIANREFGDISSPIFKSLIEYLLTQGYVKLRDNVNADTDDYIYELKEIENGARIKQVGLWSDKVKPVETVSLTEDIISKSQKTPVKVIVEKVISGDRVVGRLILNKKQQAQSTLLLAGLKTPRTDDTTQPQHIVKVAQQAKQFVEDKLLTTKAELTCSIIGESQTGVPIAIINHPSGNNIHEKLLELGYAEVVDWQSTLVGASTMSILRKAEQTAKALGKGIYANATIARKSVPGTSGSKLKPGNTIENVTIAKVINADTLLIRLPHSDEEVTVQLASVRAPKPNDTTVTTDSAKQQALVATAREFVRNQVIGKQGTLYIDGYRDANKDLGLEARLLVSFKFGNTDLSELIISNGFATVIKHNKATQHERSMNWDKLIELEEEAKKSSKKGIYGDLNKVLTVGTRIIDASENFTKAKTFFNGFKQKGRISGYYVEFIPSISRVKLFNPKEGLKLTLILGGLSNNKNDSLNEEGVKYLNKRFLQRPVEFEIYDTDKLGGFIGNLYPNANALSPIQQQLLEQGLVKIHEFAVNSNPAANALIKAEDEARTARKGIWSDYDPAKVEKELAESTAKLESVNLAASKPKFFDIEVVDVEPNTGVLSFHFLDATTTQKFAQFKQAFQQFHNQMPSASQSSSDLPFNLVKPPKKNDLVSAKFSENGKFYRAKVINFDKSTGKYEVKHLDFGNIDKVPLSSLRSLPEKFGISQYPIFAHTTTLQNLRLPPSKPTDYLTDSIYALEDLVYDKKLVISALPGGSDAEYEGVLYDAEQSLKDSSYTINKQLVQDGWAIVDNKVVKPAVKEYVTELIAAQREAKSNHLGCWEFGDVSFDEDSLLA, encoded by the coding sequence ATGTCAGTGTTTGTAGCAAAAGTTAAGAATGTTTTGAGTGGAGACTCAGTTGTTTTAACACCATCAAAAACTTCTCAATTCCCACCTCCAGAAAGACTTCTCACTTTAGAACACGTTAGaccaattgatgaattccAATCAAAAGAATACTTAcgtcaattattaattggtAAAGAgatcaaattcaaagttTCTGCCAAGATTGCTAATAGAGAATTTGGTGATATTTCATCtccaattttcaaatctttgattgaatatttattaactCAAGGTTATGTTAAATTAAGAGATAATGTGAATGCTGATACCGATGATTACATTTATGAATTGaaggaaattgaaaatggagCCAGAATAAAACAAGTTGGATTATGGTCTGACAAAGTCAAACCAGTGGAAACTGTCTCGCTCACTGAAGAcattatttcaaaatccCAGAAAACTCCGGTAAAggtaattgttgaaaaagtCATTAGTGGAGATAGAGTTGTGGGGCgtttaattttgaataaaaaacaacaagcaCAGTCTACTCTATTATTAGCAGGATTGAAAACTCCAAGAACTGATGACACCACACAACCTCAACACATTGTCAAAGTTGCCCAACAAGCCAAACAGTTTGTTGAAGACAAGTTATTAACTACCAAAGCAGAATTGACTTGTTCAATTATCGGAGAAAGTCAAACTGGGGTTCCAATTGCTATTATAAATCATCCTTCTGGTAACAATATCCATGagaaattattggaattggGTTATGCTGAAGTAGTTGATTGGCAATCCACTTTAGTAGGAGCTAGCACTATGAGCATTTTAAGAAAGGCAGAACAAACTGCCAAGGCATTGGGCAAGGGAATCTATGCCAATGCCACTATTGCAAGAAAATCCGTACCAGGAACTTCAGGGTCCAAATTGAAACCAGGCAacacaattgaaaatgtcACTATCGCTAAAGTCATCAATGCTGATACTTTGTTGATCAGATTACCACATTCTGACGAAGAAGTCACCGTTCAATTGGCATCAGTTAGAGcaccaaaaccaaatgaTACGACCGTTACCACTGATTCTGCTAAACAACAAGCATTGGTTGCCACTGCAAGAGAATTTGTTAGAAACCAAGTGATTGGGAAACAAGGTACATTATATATTGATGGGTACAGAGATGCTAACAAAGATCTAGGTTTAGAAGCCAGGTTGTTAGTCAGTTTTAAATTTGGAAACACTGATCTTTCCGAATTGATCATTAGCAATGGGTTTGCCACTGTTATCAAACATAATAAGGCCACTCAACATGAACGTTCAATGAATTGggataaattaattgaattagaagaagaagctaAAAAATCATCCAAAAAGGGTATTTATGGAGATTTGAACAAAGTTCTTACTGTTGGTACGAGAATAATCGATGCTTCTGAGAATTTCACTAAAGCCAAaacttttttcaatggatTTAAACAAAAGGGAAGAATCAGTGGGTATTATGTTGAGTTTATTCCCTCTATTAGTCGtgttaaattatttaatccAAAGGAAGGATTGAAATTGACTTTAATTTTGGGGGGATTGTCTAATAACAAGAATGATTCTTTAAATGAAGAAGGTGtcaaatatttgaataaaagATTTTTGCAAAGACCTGTcgaatttgaaatttatgATACCGATAAATTAGGAGGATTCATTGGTAATTTATATCCTAATGCTAATGCCTTGTCtccaattcaacaacagTTATTGGAACAAGGTTTAGTGAAGATTCATGAGTTTGCTGTCAATTCCAACCCTGCCGCCAATGCATTGATTAAAGCTGAAGACGAAGCTAGAACCGCCAGAAAAGGTATTTGGAGTGATTATGATCCTgcaaaagttgaaaaagagTTGGCAGAATCAACTGCTAAATTAGAATCTGTCAATCTTGCTGCATCTAAACCAAAATtctttgatattgaagttgttgatgttgaaccAAACACTGGTGTATTATCTTTCCATTTCTTGGATGCAACAACTACCCAAAAATTTGCTCAATTCAAACAAGCAttccaacaatttcataatCAAATGCCAAGTGCATCACAATCTTCTAGTGATTTACCATTTAATTTGGTTAAACCTCCTAAAAAGAATGATTTGGTATCTGCCAAGTTTAGTGAAAATGGTAAATTCTATCGTGCCAAAGTGATCAATTTCGATAAATCCACTGGTAAATACGAAGTGAAACATTTGGATTTTGGAAACATTGACAAAGTTCCATTGAGCTCTTTACGTTCATTACCAgaaaaatttggaatttCTCAATATCCTATTTTTGCACACACTACCACATTGCAAAATTTGAGATTACCTCCATCTAAACCAACTGACTATTTGACCGATAGTATTTATGCATTAGAAGATTTGGTTTACGATAAGAAATTGGTTATCAGTGCATTACCTGGAGGTTCCGATGCTGAATACGAAGGTGTATTATATGATGCCGAACAAAGTTTGAAAGACTCTTCGTACACCATCAATAAACAACTTGTTCAAGATGGTTGGGCTATTGTTGACAACAAGGTTGTTAAACCGGCAGTTAAAGAGTATGTTACTGAATTGATAGCTGCTCAACGTGAAGCTAAATCCAACCATTTGGGTTGTTGGGAATTTGGTGATGTTTCATTCGATGAAGACAGTTTATTAgcataa
- a CDS encoding inorganic phosphate transporter, putative (Similar to S. cerevisiae PHO88) produces the protein MNPAVSNIVIMLVLMQVAKKLDFEDPTVLFYTRAAYIGCQVLTFLIYFLVRYKINAKNDLTTLKYVEPANPMSGQTEPRAVVTTVKEYDLQQVNQQIKGIFTGLAMMGFMHLYMKYTNPLFMQSISSLKSALESNIVKIYLFGVPASGDLKRPFKSAPGFLEALTGAGGVQTDKASVESAETAGAGGIKQD, from the coding sequence ATGAATCCTGCTGTTTCCAATATCGTCATCATGCTTGTTTTGATGCAAGTAGCCAAAAAATTAGATTTTGAAGATCCAACTGTTTTGTTCTACACCAGAGCCGCTTATATTGGATGTCAAGTTTTAACATTTTTGATTTACTTCTTGGTTAGATACAAGATTAATGCCAAGAATGACTTGACCACTTTAAAATACGTTGAACCAGCTAACCCAATGTCTGGTCAAACCGAACCAAGAGCTGTTGTCACCACTGTTAAGGAATACGATTTACAACAAGTCAACCAACAAATTAAAGGTATATTTACAGGATTAGCCATGATGGGATTTATGCATTTATACATGAAATATACCAACCCATTGTTTATGCAAAGTATTTCATCTTTGAAAAGTGCCTTGGAATCAAACATTGtcaaaatttatttatttggtGTTCCAGCTTCTGGTGATTTGAAAAGACCATTCAAATCAGCTCCAGGATTCTTAGAAGCATTAActggtgctggtggtgTTCAAACCGATAAAGCCTCTGTTGAAAGCGCTGAAACCGCTGGTGCTGGTGGTATTAAACAAGATTAG